A region of Lycium barbarum isolate Lr01 chromosome 1, ASM1917538v2, whole genome shotgun sequence DNA encodes the following proteins:
- the LOC132644494 gene encoding putative late blight resistance protein homolog R1A-10 produces the protein MEVVETCEKRTLSSVEPSTERSFPSIDEEVVGFVEDAENLMKKLTGGTKDMDVLSIYGMPGLGKTTLARKVYNNPSIVNHFDVKAWCAVSQTYNVRTLLVEIFKQATHDKSEIKEDVDIADKLQKALKGRRYLIVLDDMWQVEAWEDLGICFPNGEKGSRVIVTTRIEEVAKNLQHRSDPYSLRFLTVEESWELLKKKVFRGETCPLKLVEAGLQVAEHCKGLPLVVVLISGIIAKMEREASLWLEVANDLSSYVLEEQSMKVIQTSYDHLGNHLKPCLLYMGLFPEDFEILVYDLLKLWIAEEFVLNAETENMEEASRVCLSNLLNRSLVMVSRKKFNGDIESCILHDVVREFCLRKLTEEKFMQIIVPYSPYQHSCPTESRLCIYMHHDLDKQLDHSDYQLNKVPMFQSAEEAESLQLIAHPEFNKWDNRSDPLSLLVKLRFVRVLNLMKAKLPNSWATAISSFPHLRYLALYVEQFEFKWISHLQNLQTLRIIPKKKLHPRAANLWEMRKLRHVKIDGFSLVWEDNDQEFFEESSPTMLENLKTFGTYHIEDVDDMARRFWWRFPNIEELRLRIDHVPKFPLFPIAEVHTRLLSLVLVISPFRFWDSVGWESYFVFPSNLRHLTIAGCFLTKEIVSNIATLQKLESLELVHGFNWKEEYQCWDVTDVVFPALKYLKLEAVRMDEWKASEESFPVLEKLYIKCGYSYKEIPPSFVDVPTLRFIELDDCIDSLWDSAMNIKKEIEEYTGCDRLQVSLISCI, from the coding sequence ATGGAGGTTGTTGAGACGTGTGAAAAAAGAACTCTTTCTTCTGTGGAGCCTTCCACCGAACGTAGTTTTCCATCAATTGATGAGGAAGTTGTGGGTTTTGTGGAAGATGCAGAAAATCTAATGAAGAAATTGACTGGAGGAACAAAGGATATGGATGTCCTCTCAATCTATGGAATGCCAGGACTCGGGAAAACAACTTTGGCCAGGAAAGTGTACAACAATCCTTCTATTGTTAATCACTTTGATGTTAAAGCATGGTGTGCTGTTTCGCAAACATATAATGTGAGGACGTTGTTGGTTGAGATTTTCAAACAAGCAACACATGATAAGAGCGAAATTAAAGAGGACGTTGACATAGCTGACAAGTTGCAGAAGGCTCTAAAAGGCAGGAGATACCTCATCGTACTAGATGATATGTGGCAAGTCGAGGCATGGGAAGATCTGGGAATATGTTTCCCTAACGGTGAAAAAGGAAGTAGAGTAATAGTAACAACTCGAATTGAAGAAGTGGCTAAGAATCTTCAGCACCGCAGTGATCCTTATTCTCTTAGATTTCTAACAGTTGAAGAGAGTTGGGAATTATTGAAGAAGAAAGTATTTCGAGGAGAGACTTGTCCCTTGAAGCTAGTGGAAGCAGGGTTACAAGTTGCCGAACATTGTAAGGGATTGCCTCTTGTCGTCGTCCTGATTTCTGGAATTATTGCGAAAATGGAAAGAGAAGCGTCCTTGTGGCTCGAGGTTGCAAATGACTTAAGTTCTTATGTCTTAGAAGAGCAGAGCATGAAGGTGATACAAACAAGTTATGACCATTTAGGAAACCACTTAAAGCCTTGCCTTCTTTACATGGGCTTGTTTCCAGAAGACTTTGAGATTCTAGTGTATGATTTGCTGAAGTTGTGGATAGCTGAAGAGTTTGTATTGAATGCCGAAACAGAGAACATGGAGGAAGCATCTAGAGTTTGCTTGAGCAATCTACTTAATAGAAGCCTTGTAATGGTCTCTAGAAAGAAATTCAATGGTGATATAGAAAGCTGCATACTTCATGATGTAGTGCGTGAGTTTTGCTTGAGAAAACTTACAGAAGAGAAGTTTATGCAGATTATTGTGCCATACAGTCCATATCAGCATTCATGTCCTACGGAATCACGGTTATGCATTTATATGCATCATGATCTTGATAAACAATTAGATCATTCTGATTATCAGCTGAATAAGGTTCCAATGTTCCAGTCTGCCGAGGAAGCAGAGTCTTTGCAGTTAATTGCTCATCCAGAATTCAACAAATGGGATAACCGATCAGATCCTTTATCTTTACTTGTTAAGTTAAGATTTGTTCGGGTGTTGAATTTGATGAAGGCGAAATTGCCAAATTCTTGGGCTACTGCAATATCGTCGTTCCCTCACTTAAGGTACCTTGCACTTTATGTTGAACAATTTGAATTCAAGTGGATATCGCACCTACAAAATCTTCAAACTCTACGGATTATACCAAAAAAGAAATTACACCCACGGGCTGCTAATTTATGGGAAATGAGGAAGCTAAGGCATGTGAAGATAGATGGTTTTTCCTTGGTATGGGAAGACAATGACCAGGAATTTTTTGAAGAATCTTCACCAACTATGCTAGAGAACTTGAAGACATTTGGCACTTATCATATAGAAGACGTGGATGATATGGCTCGAAGATTCTGGTGGAGGTTTCCGAATATTGAAGAACTCAGACTCCGCATTGATCATGTACCTAAGTTTCCTTTGTTTCCCATAGCGGAAGTTCACACTCGGCTTCTATCTCTTGTTCTGGTCATAAGCCCTTTTAGATTCTGGGATTCAGTTGGATGGGAGAGCTACTTTGTCTTCCCTTCAAATCTTAGGCATTTGACCATTGCCGGCTGTTTCTTAACGAAAGAAATAGTTTCAAACATCGCAACATTGCAGAAGCTTGAGAGTCTCGAATTAGTGCACGGATTTAATTGGAAGGAAGAATACCAGTGCTGGGACGTCACAGATGTTGTGTTCCCTGCACTCAAATACTTGAAATTAGAAGCTGTGAGGATGGATGAATGGAAAGCTTCAGAGGAATCCTTTCCTGTGCTTGAGAAGCTATATATAAAATGTGGTTACTCCTACAAGGAGATCCCTCCTAGCTTTGTGGATGTTCCAACACTACGGTTTATTGAACTGGATGACTGCATTGATTCACTTTGGGATTCAGCTATGAATATTAAAAAAGAAATAGAAGAGTACACTGGATGTGACCGTCTCCAAGTTTCTTTAATTTCTTGCATCTGA